Proteins found in one Lycium ferocissimum isolate CSIRO_LF1 chromosome 6, AGI_CSIRO_Lferr_CH_V1, whole genome shotgun sequence genomic segment:
- the LOC132059705 gene encoding squamosa promoter-binding-like protein 12 isoform X1 has translation MEWNVKWEWGNTMMFGSKACESPKELQLTDWGGVDEAGELDGGSFNLSGFGSGYGSDVGRSSISASTDSSPNEGLKESNFTFEAFDDSHGNLGKDVERCKVELSRRSPPMEASIGYDGPLTGLKLGKRTFESNSGGSSVKLPSISVIPVSSVIAAKKTKSSSQNALIPRCQVEGCNLDLSSAKEYHRKHRVCHSHSKFPKVIIGGVERRFCQQCSRFHSLSDFDEKKRSCRRRLSDHNARRRKPQQETIQFNSTRLSSWFYDNRQSMNLVFNNGPLLHSKTAVDTTWETSEVSKFTITRGLTLKPYRADSINGKSLVGGVKLSGTTEMQTNASNLYSASNGTTAEVFRQGFKETMFSVNMGVAPELPRALSLLSNNSSSEHVNQISMPEEVMHAIPQSSPLESAEHWQPEQHLFNPRVHTSVANGHSGSSFQEIHLSKDPFDDFYVNGLN, from the exons ATGGAGTGGAATGTAAAATGGGAGTGGGGAAACACGATGATGTTTGGTTCAAAGGCTTGTGAAAGTCCGAAAGAACTGCAATTAACAGATTGGGGAGGAGTTGATGAAGCGGGAGAACTTGATGGTGGATCCTTCAATTTATCAGGGTTTGGCAGTGGTTATGGCTCTGACGTGGGGCGTAGTTCAATATCAGCTTCTACTGACTCGTCACCAAACGAGGGGTTGAAAGAATCCAACTTCACTTTTGAAGCATTTGATGACTCTCATGGGAATCTCGGTAAGGATGTGGAACGGTGCAAAGTTGAGCTATCTAGACGTTCGCCACCTATGGAGGCTTCGATAGGCTATGATGGACCATTGACTGGTTTGAAACTTGGTAAGCGAACATTTGAAAGCAACAGTGGTGGAAGCAGTGTTAAGCTCCCCTCCATCTCCGTGATCCCTGTATCATCTGTTATTGCagcaaagaaaacaaaatccTCTAGTCAGAATGCACTAATTCCGCGCTGTCAGGTTGAGGGCTGCAATCTTGATCTGTCTTCAGCTAAAGAATATCACCGAAAGCACCGAGTTTGTCACAGTCATTCTAAATTCCCAAAGGTCATCATAGGAGGTGTCGAGCGGCGCTTTTGTCAGCAGTGTAGCAG GTTCCATAGCTTGTCTGATTTTGATGAAAAGAAACGAAGCTGTCGCAGGAGGCTTTCTGATCACAATGCACGCCGCCGCAAGCCACAGCAGGAAACTATTCAATTTAACTCGACGAGGCTTTCTTCATGGTTTTATG ATAATAGGCAATCAATGAATCTTGTGTTCAACAATGGCCCCCTTCTCCACTCTAAAACTGCTGTAGATACTACCTGGGAAACCTCTGAAGTTTCCAAGTTCACAATAACAAGAGGGTTAACTTTAAAACCTTACAGAGCTGACAGTATTAATGGAAAGTCACTTGTGGGAGGAGTCAAGCTTTCAGGGACCACTGAAATGCAGACCAATGCATCTAACTTGTACTCGGCATCCAACGGCACCACAGCCGAGGTCTTCAGGCAAG GTTTCAAGGAGACCATGTTCTCAGTAAATATGGGTGTGGCACCAGAATTACCTCGTGCTCTCTCTCTTCTGTCAAATAATTCATCATCTGAGCATGTAAACCAGATCAGCATGCCGGAAGAGGTGATGCATGCAATTCCTCAGAGTTCGCCACTTGAGTCCGCTGAACACTGGCAGCCTGAACAACATCTATTCAATCCACGCGTTCATACGTCGGTTGCGAACGGTCACAGTGGCAGTAGCTTCCAGGAAATTCACCTTTCCAAAGATCCATTTGACGACTTCTATGTCAATGGATTGAACTGA
- the LOC132059705 gene encoding squamosa promoter-binding-like protein 12 isoform X2, whose amino-acid sequence MEWNVKWEWGNTMMFGSKACESPKELQLTDWGGVDEAGELDGGSFNLSGFGSGYGSDVGRSSISASTDSSPNEGLKESNFTFEAFDDSHGNLGKDVERCKVELSRRSPPMEASIGYDGPLTGLKLGKRTFESNSGGSSVKLPSISVIPVSSVIAAKKTKSSSQNALIPRCQVEGCNLDLSSAKEYHRKHRVCHSHSKFPKVIIGGVERRFCQQCSRFHSLSDFDEKKRSCRRRLSDHNARRRKPQQETIQFNSTRLSSWFYDTTWETSEVSKFTITRGLTLKPYRADSINGKSLVGGVKLSGTTEMQTNASNLYSASNGTTAEVFRQGFKETMFSVNMGVAPELPRALSLLSNNSSSEHVNQISMPEEVMHAIPQSSPLESAEHWQPEQHLFNPRVHTSVANGHSGSSFQEIHLSKDPFDDFYVNGLN is encoded by the exons ATGGAGTGGAATGTAAAATGGGAGTGGGGAAACACGATGATGTTTGGTTCAAAGGCTTGTGAAAGTCCGAAAGAACTGCAATTAACAGATTGGGGAGGAGTTGATGAAGCGGGAGAACTTGATGGTGGATCCTTCAATTTATCAGGGTTTGGCAGTGGTTATGGCTCTGACGTGGGGCGTAGTTCAATATCAGCTTCTACTGACTCGTCACCAAACGAGGGGTTGAAAGAATCCAACTTCACTTTTGAAGCATTTGATGACTCTCATGGGAATCTCGGTAAGGATGTGGAACGGTGCAAAGTTGAGCTATCTAGACGTTCGCCACCTATGGAGGCTTCGATAGGCTATGATGGACCATTGACTGGTTTGAAACTTGGTAAGCGAACATTTGAAAGCAACAGTGGTGGAAGCAGTGTTAAGCTCCCCTCCATCTCCGTGATCCCTGTATCATCTGTTATTGCagcaaagaaaacaaaatccTCTAGTCAGAATGCACTAATTCCGCGCTGTCAGGTTGAGGGCTGCAATCTTGATCTGTCTTCAGCTAAAGAATATCACCGAAAGCACCGAGTTTGTCACAGTCATTCTAAATTCCCAAAGGTCATCATAGGAGGTGTCGAGCGGCGCTTTTGTCAGCAGTGTAGCAG GTTCCATAGCTTGTCTGATTTTGATGAAAAGAAACGAAGCTGTCGCAGGAGGCTTTCTGATCACAATGCACGCCGCCGCAAGCCACAGCAGGAAACTATTCAATTTAACTCGACGAGGCTTTCTTCATGGTTTTATG ATACTACCTGGGAAACCTCTGAAGTTTCCAAGTTCACAATAACAAGAGGGTTAACTTTAAAACCTTACAGAGCTGACAGTATTAATGGAAAGTCACTTGTGGGAGGAGTCAAGCTTTCAGGGACCACTGAAATGCAGACCAATGCATCTAACTTGTACTCGGCATCCAACGGCACCACAGCCGAGGTCTTCAGGCAAG GTTTCAAGGAGACCATGTTCTCAGTAAATATGGGTGTGGCACCAGAATTACCTCGTGCTCTCTCTCTTCTGTCAAATAATTCATCATCTGAGCATGTAAACCAGATCAGCATGCCGGAAGAGGTGATGCATGCAATTCCTCAGAGTTCGCCACTTGAGTCCGCTGAACACTGGCAGCCTGAACAACATCTATTCAATCCACGCGTTCATACGTCGGTTGCGAACGGTCACAGTGGCAGTAGCTTCCAGGAAATTCACCTTTCCAAAGATCCATTTGACGACTTCTATGTCAATGGATTGAACTGA
- the LOC132059705 gene encoding squamosa promoter-binding-like protein 12 isoform X3, producing MEWNVKWEWGNTMMFGSKACESPKELQLTDWGGVDEAGELDGGSFNLSGFGSGYGSDVGRSSISASTDSSPNEGLKESNFTFEAFDDSHGNLGKDVERCKVELSRRSPPMEASIGYDGPLTGLKLAKKTKSSSQNALIPRCQVEGCNLDLSSAKEYHRKHRVCHSHSKFPKVIIGGVERRFCQQCSRFHSLSDFDEKKRSCRRRLSDHNARRRKPQQETIQFNSTRLSSWFYDNRQSMNLVFNNGPLLHSKTAVDTTWETSEVSKFTITRGLTLKPYRADSINGKSLVGGVKLSGTTEMQTNASNLYSASNGTTAEVFRQGFKETMFSVNMGVAPELPRALSLLSNNSSSEHVNQISMPEEVMHAIPQSSPLESAEHWQPEQHLFNPRVHTSVANGHSGSSFQEIHLSKDPFDDFYVNGLN from the exons ATGGAGTGGAATGTAAAATGGGAGTGGGGAAACACGATGATGTTTGGTTCAAAGGCTTGTGAAAGTCCGAAAGAACTGCAATTAACAGATTGGGGAGGAGTTGATGAAGCGGGAGAACTTGATGGTGGATCCTTCAATTTATCAGGGTTTGGCAGTGGTTATGGCTCTGACGTGGGGCGTAGTTCAATATCAGCTTCTACTGACTCGTCACCAAACGAGGGGTTGAAAGAATCCAACTTCACTTTTGAAGCATTTGATGACTCTCATGGGAATCTCGGTAAGGATGTGGAACGGTGCAAAGTTGAGCTATCTAGACGTTCGCCACCTATGGAGGCTTCGATAGGCTATGATGGACCATTGACTGGTTTGAAACTTG caaagaaaacaaaatccTCTAGTCAGAATGCACTAATTCCGCGCTGTCAGGTTGAGGGCTGCAATCTTGATCTGTCTTCAGCTAAAGAATATCACCGAAAGCACCGAGTTTGTCACAGTCATTCTAAATTCCCAAAGGTCATCATAGGAGGTGTCGAGCGGCGCTTTTGTCAGCAGTGTAGCAG GTTCCATAGCTTGTCTGATTTTGATGAAAAGAAACGAAGCTGTCGCAGGAGGCTTTCTGATCACAATGCACGCCGCCGCAAGCCACAGCAGGAAACTATTCAATTTAACTCGACGAGGCTTTCTTCATGGTTTTATG ATAATAGGCAATCAATGAATCTTGTGTTCAACAATGGCCCCCTTCTCCACTCTAAAACTGCTGTAGATACTACCTGGGAAACCTCTGAAGTTTCCAAGTTCACAATAACAAGAGGGTTAACTTTAAAACCTTACAGAGCTGACAGTATTAATGGAAAGTCACTTGTGGGAGGAGTCAAGCTTTCAGGGACCACTGAAATGCAGACCAATGCATCTAACTTGTACTCGGCATCCAACGGCACCACAGCCGAGGTCTTCAGGCAAG GTTTCAAGGAGACCATGTTCTCAGTAAATATGGGTGTGGCACCAGAATTACCTCGTGCTCTCTCTCTTCTGTCAAATAATTCATCATCTGAGCATGTAAACCAGATCAGCATGCCGGAAGAGGTGATGCATGCAATTCCTCAGAGTTCGCCACTTGAGTCCGCTGAACACTGGCAGCCTGAACAACATCTATTCAATCCACGCGTTCATACGTCGGTTGCGAACGGTCACAGTGGCAGTAGCTTCCAGGAAATTCACCTTTCCAAAGATCCATTTGACGACTTCTATGTCAATGGATTGAACTGA